A region of the Chaetodon trifascialis isolate fChaTrf1 chromosome 7, fChaTrf1.hap1, whole genome shotgun sequence genome:
TCGGTGAGAAAGTTGTTCTTTATCTCAGCCCTGTGCAAGTGAACCACCTGGAAGTCCCCGACGTAAACAGCCCAGTGTGGGTATTGTCCCGTGGCCACAAACTCCAGCAGGTCCCCAGGTCTGCACTTGTTCAGGAGACTTTCCGCAGAGTGAGTCGCGCCTCCGGTGGGTCTCTCGTAGACGCACTCCTCTCGGTAATGAATCGCGCACTGCAGCTCATCCTGGGGGTCGAAAGGCTTCTCTTCATGGTTTATGGCGTGGTTGGTCGATGAAAAGTGGTCCAAATGATCGTCCTGGTCGTCGTCGCCGTCGTCGTTGGAGAAAATGTAAGAGACGCCGATCCGCGGTCCGTCGTCGTCCGGGTCGAACCCATTTGGGTCCGACGTCGGCACCTCTGCGTAATTTAAATGCGTTAGTTTCTCCACCTGGTTCCCCATAAAGGTGAGAggtggatggagagggagatAAAGCcgagcacacacaaacaggatccaCCTGTTCCCGGCGCACTCAGTTCAGCGGGGAGGAGAGGCGGAAGGCGGCGTGGGGCTGTGCGGTGTCAAAACGAAATCCAAAGCGGTGAAGACGGGCGCCAATAATCCATGTCCAGCTGCATCGATCCTCCTGATGAACGCCAGCTGCGCGACCTGTGTGGAAATAAACAAGACAGCAGCTTAAACACGGAGCTCAGCACACCCAGAAACCTATCTGCAAGTCAAACTATAACGCATAGTTCACATTCCCGACAGGTGTAACCTGACTCACCTGTTGACTCACAGGTTCCACAGTACTCACCTATATAACTAATGTCTTTACTTTTTATGCCTCCTCGGTGTCGTACGGTCTCGCCTACACTTCTGCTGCCATGTCAATACTTCTAAGTCGTTTTCCAGAATGACTCCGGTTCATTTTCTCCAGATCAGCCCACAGTGAAAGTCATCGGACAGTGGGCGGACTCACCTGCAGTTCAgctcctgacagcagctctcacacacacagtagtgcCGTCACATCGGTAAAATGAAGAAGGCTGCTTCACACTGCTCTGGCTGCCgctccttcctgtctgacagcctACGGCGTGGTGCGCTCTGCTCCACAGACCGTGTGTAGTGTGGACCTCAGCGCTTGTTGCAGCTGAACTCAGGATCCAGTGACTGCTGGGAGGTGTTGTCTTTTAAAGCCACAGTGAGCCTGTGTCTGTGCCTCATTTCCATATTCGCTCTCAACTTCACTTCAGATAAGTGGAAAAGCATCCAGCGGTTATGTTTCCACTGCCATTTGATTTGCGTTAGAGATTATTCTAAGGggattatcaaaataaaatacagtgattcatcTCATCAATATAGTAGAATGCATTTTACGCATCCTACTAAGGGCttacaaaaatgacatttttatcgTAGTAGCCTATAATATAGAGATGTTGGATGCTGTAGGGATACATAATCTTTGTTAAAATAACTACAATTAGTATAATTGGGTTATGGTCCATATATTTTAATTAACAGAAGCAATTTTTACACAATTCTACAAAAGAggtgaagcagagagaaaatagtTTGATAAAATCTAAACTTTCATGAGAAAAGTagcagaaaaagagggagggttTGAGGGTGAGGAGAAGTTCTTCCATGTAAATATATAATTAGtttaaaacaactaaaaaaaagtgtaaaattctgacttcctgttcagcAGGTGTGTGCACTGCTCACTAAACCAGTCAATTATTCCATTATTTCCATACTCAGAAGGTCATGTGACGTGATGAAATAAGATTTAAAAGCGAAATCAGATTACAAAGTGAAATCTTTCATTAtccctgtactgtatgtacagggACTCTTGATGTCATTTGAGGATTAGGATCATAAAGAGTTGAAAAATGCTACTATTCTAGAGCAAATGCTATTAACTGTGGTTTTCTTCATCCTTTCAAACTCAAACTAGCCCAGCGAAATCACTTTATTCGATAAAATCAGATGTTCTGCAAAACTGAAAGGCATACACTTTTATTCAATTTGTGTTCCATTGAACTTGGGGTCATTGTAAACAAGCAGACATGACTTTATACAATCAAAACAGACTTGAGTTTTCTGGTTATTTCTGTACGTTAACTTTGCACTGGATTTTGCCTGCAAACCTCTTGAGCTACAAAGATCTGCCCATGACGAGTGCCAGCTGGGATATCAGAACAGTGAGGGGAAGCATCTCTGAAATGCTTTCTTCTGCCTATAGACCCTTTTCACAGGAGGAAAAAGCACAAGTGTTGCTAATGACATGAACAACGGCTCGGTTTTGTTTGTGGGATTGCATTGGCAACCTCAGAGAGAACACAATCTGCTAGACAACTCTATTGAAGTGTGTCAACAAGACAAGAAACCAGACTCCTTTTTTAAAGTCAAACTGTTTGCGTTTAGCCCCAAAAAGCAGTGGGAGCAAAGCTGGATCAAACAAGAGTTTTGGAGGGCCGGTCTCATctgttctcctccctctccatcgGGCTCTGGCGCTGCCCCAGCCAGGAGTCCTACACTGGGAAGTGagactgttttcactttcagccaAAGCTAAAATCCTCCTTGGACAAGCCAGATATTGAGGCTTACAGTGTCTCAGGCAGCCATTACACCTACCTCTCAGAGCTTTTGAACAGATGAATGTGAATTCCAGATCAAACATAACCAGAAGAAAGCAAACATCTACAGGGAATTGATTGGGTTGGGGgggtatttttgttttttttttcctcagcgCTGCATGTCTGTACGGTATTGTGATTGAATTTCTGAGGATATTCACAGCTCCGCATCCATCCAGAGAAACAGCTTTAATAGCTCTGCCTGTGATGCGGTGAATGTTATGCtggtgcgtgtttgtgtgtgcactttCCACAAATTGAACTGTTGTTGTGAAATTACCTGTGACTTAACATGTTGTGCAGTAAACAGGATTACATTTGCAGAATGGTAATTCAGAATGAAGCAGAGTGGAGAAATGAATGAGTCAACATTAGCTAGCTCATTTGTTGCCACTTAATAGGTGAAATGCTCTTAGTGCTGTGTGACGCACTGTTTGGAGGGAAGGGGCAATTAGAGATTTTCAAAAATGCCTAGTGCCAGGTTAATAAAAGATTAGCTTCACCTAGCTTCATGTCAACACCgcctttgtttgtttccctttGGAACAAAGACTCCACACAGGGAGCGAGAGCAGGCGGGAAGGGAGAGGTTTAATCACGTAAGTGCATTCCCGCTGATGTTAAAGATTGGTTTGTTTGTGGCTCATTCACAAAacttttggggttttttttttcttcttttttgagGACACTCTTTTGGTTTCTCCAGTATCCTGCTTCAGTTATCTGCAGGAACTCATCACAAGTTTTATCACAAGTCACAGTAAGATTTTCCAAATTTCTGGAATTTATCTTGATTCAGATTGTTTATAGAGGTACATATGTGCCAATATGCTCACTAACCTGAAGACAGACTCAAACGAACACTTGCTGGATTTATAGATGCCAGTAGTGATCACTCTACTCTCCCAGTAATTCTCCAGCACACCTGGATCTGAGATGATATAATCTGAAGATCAAAACTTCATGTCTCCTGTTCTGGCTCTGCAGACTACATGCATGCTGTGTCCTCCTGCAGACACTGCCCTCTTGTGGTTCTGTCAACTTGCTGCATCATGTAGGCAgcaaaatatctgaaaaatgATCTACCCACACGCTCCCAATTACAAAATACAAGTTTGGTATGCATTTATCAAAAGGtctgcagcttttatttacatCCAATGAGACTGGAGTGCACAGAAATGctccagctgaaacacaaacaagtcatctcttcttcagttctaaaTTCACTAGAAGAATAGAGCTTACACAAATAATTACTAAGGCCTAGTTTTTATGGTGAATGACTCCAATAAAAGCGTAGAGGGCTACATCCGTTTGCCCTGTCTCTTTTGGCTCTGGATCATTCTCCTCAGCAGCTGGTCAGGAATCAGATCCGACTTGCTCACATCTGTGTTCTCGCAGCCCACCACAGGACAGCTAGAGGACAGTGAGAGAGGGAAACACAATTAATGGGTAtcacaacaaacaaatatgcaAATTCACACAAATGCGAGCAAGTGCGGGTTTTAAAAAATCTCAGCACTGATACACTTGcagacaagcacaacatcatTTCATTAGTCAAACATCTAATCAGAATGAGGAAAGCCCTCTCAAGTAATTCTGCTATAGGTGTGCACATAAGGTGTGCACAGTGGCCACAGTCAGGACTCAAGACAATAGGCAAGTTTCTTTGACAATAACACAGACCTGCGCTGGGATTTCATCAGTGCTCCTCTTGGACCAGACACATctaatttcatttcaacatcAAAGCAGtataataaagaaaatgtgaattaagGCAGTCTGCTGGTCCCACGCCAGCCTGCCGACTtgtttactgcagtaaaacctgACTCAACTTTCTAACAGCCCTCCAAGGGAGCATGTCTTACCGGCATTTCTTTTTCTGGCTGTGTCTTGTTTTGATGAGGCACAGTATGG
Encoded here:
- the lratd2b gene encoding protein LRATD2; amino-acid sequence: MGNQVEKLTHLNYAEVPTSDPNGFDPDDDGPRIGVSYIFSNDDGDDDQDDHLDHFSSTNHAINHEEKPFDPQDELQCAIHYREECVYERPTGGATHSAESLLNKCRPGDLLEFVATGQYPHWAVYVGDFQVVHLHRAEIKNNFLTDVSQGKKGRIVNSLYRYRALPPEVIVRNALDHVGSRDRELYWRNSECFAAWCRFSKREFKIGGEIRIGKQPYRLKLLFSEKKSHVLEFQSLEDVIMEKRRNDQIGKDAVMQELANHLNATHEIKEEHFVN